A window of the Synechococcus sp. LTW-R genome harbors these coding sequences:
- a CDS encoding phosphatidylserine/phosphatidylglycerophosphate/cardiolipin synthase family protein: MHCIDQAQSQLLIKQFKLQSEAVEQALLRAQQRGVRIRVMLNPHTSGGDRWNDKAYALLQGWGVEVAWTSERFPVTHEKSMVIDGHAALIATFNLSDKYFTETRDYGVISQDPLVIEQVVAGFEADWERRAFDPRLDVGLVWSNVHSRGQMARVIDSAQESLRIQHPKFVDAVILERLVAAKQRGVKVRVLCGGKHGLSDWDVYDTFSSLRLLEHAGVKIRRQKQLKLHAKLILVDEQAAMTGSMNIDRSAFDLRRELVIEVDAPDVIARLSETFNADWEAAKKYSAPDPLDPAYHEEGELPPDPHFVHD; encoded by the coding sequence TTGCATTGTATCGATCAGGCCCAGTCCCAACTGCTGATCAAGCAGTTCAAGCTCCAGAGCGAGGCCGTCGAGCAGGCCCTCCTTCGCGCGCAGCAACGGGGTGTGCGGATCCGCGTGATGCTCAATCCCCACACCTCAGGCGGTGACCGCTGGAACGATAAGGCCTATGCCCTGCTTCAGGGCTGGGGTGTAGAGGTGGCCTGGACCAGCGAGCGCTTCCCGGTCACCCATGAGAAATCCATGGTCATCGATGGCCATGCCGCCCTGATCGCCACCTTCAACCTTTCGGATAAGTACTTCACCGAAACCCGTGATTACGGCGTCATCAGCCAGGACCCGCTTGTCATTGAACAGGTGGTCGCGGGTTTTGAAGCGGATTGGGAACGCCGGGCCTTCGATCCGCGCCTCGATGTGGGCTTGGTTTGGAGCAATGTCCACAGCCGCGGGCAAATGGCCCGGGTGATCGATAGCGCCCAGGAGTCGTTGCGGATTCAGCACCCCAAGTTTGTGGACGCCGTGATCCTCGAGCGGCTGGTGGCCGCGAAGCAGCGAGGGGTCAAGGTCAGGGTGCTCTGCGGCGGCAAGCACGGCCTGAGCGATTGGGATGTCTATGACACCTTCAGCTCCCTCAGGCTCCTCGAGCATGCCGGGGTCAAGATCCGCCGTCAGAAGCAGCTGAAGCTGCACGCCAAGTTGATCCTGGTGGATGAGCAGGCTGCAATGACCGGCTCGATGAACATCGACCGCAGTGCCTTTGATCTCCGCCGCGAATTGGTGATTGAGGTGGATGCACCGGACGTCATCGCTCGGTTGTCGGAGACGTTCAACGCCGACTGGGAGGCCGCCAAGAAGTACAGCGCCCCTGACCCCCTCGACCCGGCTTATCACGAGGAGGGTGAGCTGCCGCCCGACCCCCACTTCGTGCACGACTGA
- the ctpZ gene encoding carboxyl-terminal processing protease CtpZ, with amino-acid sequence MAESTDHLLPHVSATPLVTSPPQNPTPRHFKGLRSIAAIGLSWILSLWLTAAPALALNDGQQLVVESWRLVNQSYVDPDRFETIHWKRLRQKALERSIQSSADAYDAIEAMLAPIGDPYTRLLRPADFVTLKANTEGSVSGVGLQLGIRQDDTAIVVIAPLEGSPAAEAGISSASVLSQVDGISTAELGLEATAARLRGQEGTSVLLQLITPSGKPQEVELKRRQVDLQPVRSRLLEADGHRLGYIRITQFAEPVPQELAKALEGLQSKGMDGLILDLRNNSGGLVSAGLAVANVFLDGGPIVETQNRDGFSDAQQANRGQLYGGPMLTLVNGGTASASEILAGALQDDERSQLVGSRTFGKGLIQTLIGLGGDGSGLAVTVARYLTPSGRDIQNLGIEPNQRLADPEPLNPGGDGDTWLEVAVHQLAEQIEAG; translated from the coding sequence TTGGCAGAGTCTACCGATCACCTCCTGCCGCACGTGAGCGCGACGCCGCTTGTGACATCACCGCCACAAAACCCGACTCCGCGGCATTTCAAGGGGCTCAGATCCATTGCAGCCATTGGACTGTCCTGGATTCTCAGCCTCTGGCTGACCGCCGCTCCGGCCCTGGCCCTGAACGATGGCCAACAACTCGTGGTCGAAAGCTGGCGCCTGGTGAACCAGAGCTACGTCGATCCGGACCGCTTCGAAACCATCCATTGGAAACGGCTCCGGCAAAAGGCCTTGGAGCGCTCCATCCAAAGCAGCGCCGATGCCTATGACGCCATTGAGGCGATGCTCGCGCCCATTGGCGATCCCTACACCCGCCTGCTCAGGCCTGCCGACTTCGTCACCCTGAAAGCCAATACAGAAGGAAGTGTCAGCGGCGTTGGCCTGCAGCTGGGAATCCGTCAGGACGACACGGCCATCGTCGTCATTGCCCCCCTCGAGGGGTCACCCGCCGCTGAAGCGGGCATCAGCAGCGCCAGCGTGCTCAGCCAGGTCGACGGCATCAGCACCGCCGAGCTCGGCCTGGAAGCCACGGCCGCACGGCTGCGGGGCCAAGAAGGAACGTCAGTTCTGCTGCAGCTGATCACCCCGAGCGGCAAGCCCCAAGAGGTTGAGCTCAAGCGGAGGCAGGTGGATCTGCAGCCCGTCCGCAGTCGCCTGCTCGAAGCCGATGGCCATCGCTTGGGCTACATCCGCATCACACAATTCGCTGAACCGGTGCCCCAGGAGCTGGCCAAAGCGCTGGAGGGCCTGCAGTCCAAGGGCATGGACGGTCTGATCCTCGATCTCAGGAACAACTCAGGGGGCTTGGTCAGTGCCGGCCTGGCCGTCGCCAACGTCTTTTTGGATGGCGGGCCCATCGTGGAAACCCAAAACCGAGATGGATTCAGCGATGCCCAGCAGGCCAACCGCGGCCAGCTCTATGGCGGGCCGATGTTGACCCTCGTCAATGGCGGCACCGCCAGCGCCAGCGAAATCCTGGCGGGAGCGCTGCAGGACGATGAGCGCTCCCAGTTAGTGGGCAGCCGCACCTTCGGCAAAGGCCTGATCCAGACCCTGATTGGCCTCGGGGGCGATGGCAGTGGACTGGCCGTGACGGTGGCTCGCTACCTGACCCCGAGCGGCCGGGACATCCAAAACTTGGGGATCGAGCCCAACCAGCGCCTGGCGGATCCGGAACCACTCAACCCCGGCGGCGATGGAGACACCTGGCTCGAGGTGGCCGTCCATCAGCTCGCTGAACAGATCGAGGCCGGATGA
- a CDS encoding glycoside hydrolase 100 family protein produces the protein MAKQFSQERLRVRPSSREEAVVAAAEEHFERTLVRIRGELVGSVAALSHPGGVDEALNYGEVFLRDNVPVMLYLLLKGRYQIVRNFLDISLELQSSTYQTRGVFPTSFVEQGDELLADYGQRSIGRITSVDASLWWPVLCWLYVKRSKDYEFGSSQKVQRGIQLLLDLVLHPTFEGTPVLFVPDCSFMIDRPMDVWGAPLEVEVLLYGCLGCCCQLMDLAQQSHNSRLLEQRLVLTKQWKYDLRRYLLKHYWVTSKTMQVLRRRPTEQYGEQQSLNEFNVQPQVIPPWLQDWLEDRGGYLIGNMRTGRPDFRFYSLGNCLGCLFGLITAPQQRALFRLVLHNRDALMAQMPMRICHPPLEGDKWSEKTGSDPKNWPWSYHNGGHWPSLLWYLGGAVLLHQQLYPTADVLLMGQMQAMLEECYWMQLNQLPRQQWAEYFDGPTGTWVGQQARTYQTWTIVGFLLLHHLLRVKTEDVGMLDINTP, from the coding sequence TTGGCCAAGCAATTCAGCCAGGAGCGACTTCGCGTCAGACCCAGCTCCCGCGAAGAAGCGGTTGTTGCTGCCGCCGAGGAGCATTTCGAGCGCACCCTCGTGCGGATTCGCGGCGAGCTCGTTGGATCCGTCGCGGCCCTCTCCCACCCCGGCGGTGTGGATGAAGCCCTGAACTACGGCGAGGTCTTCCTGCGGGACAACGTTCCCGTGATGCTCTACCTGCTGCTGAAGGGCCGCTACCAGATCGTTCGGAACTTCCTCGATATCTCCCTAGAGCTGCAGAGCAGCACTTACCAGACCCGCGGCGTCTTCCCCACCAGCTTTGTCGAACAGGGGGATGAGCTCCTCGCCGACTATGGGCAACGCTCCATTGGCCGCATCACCAGCGTTGACGCCAGTCTCTGGTGGCCCGTCCTCTGCTGGCTCTACGTCAAACGCAGCAAGGACTACGAGTTCGGCTCCAGCCAGAAAGTCCAGCGCGGCATCCAGCTCCTGCTCGATCTCGTCCTGCACCCCACCTTTGAGGGCACTCCGGTGCTCTTCGTGCCGGACTGCTCCTTCATGATTGACCGCCCCATGGACGTCTGGGGGGCACCGCTTGAGGTCGAAGTCCTGCTCTATGGCTGCCTCGGTTGCTGCTGCCAACTCATGGACCTGGCCCAGCAAAGCCACAACAGCCGCTTGCTCGAGCAACGCCTCGTCCTGACCAAGCAGTGGAAGTACGACCTGCGCCGCTATCTGCTCAAGCACTACTGGGTCACCAGCAAAACCATGCAGGTCCTGCGGCGACGACCCACCGAGCAATACGGCGAGCAGCAGTCCCTCAACGAATTCAACGTCCAACCCCAGGTCATCCCCCCCTGGCTGCAGGACTGGCTTGAAGACCGGGGCGGTTATCTGATCGGCAACATGCGCACCGGCAGACCGGACTTCCGCTTTTACAGCCTCGGTAACTGCCTCGGCTGCCTCTTTGGACTGATCACCGCCCCCCAGCAACGGGCCCTCTTCCGGCTCGTTCTGCACAACCGCGATGCCCTGATGGCGCAGATGCCCATGCGCATCTGCCATCCGCCACTCGAAGGCGACAAGTGGTCCGAAAAAACTGGATCGGACCCGAAGAACTGGCCCTGGAGTTATCACAACGGCGGCCACTGGCCGAGCCTGCTCTGGTACCTGGGCGGAGCCGTCCTTCTGCATCAGCAGCTCTATCCCACCGCCGATGTTCTGCTGATGGGACAGATGCAGGCCATGCTCGAAGAGTGCTATTGGATGCAGCTCAACCAGCTGCCCAGACAGCAGTGGGCTGAGTACTTCGATGGCCCCACGGGCACCTGGGTCGGCCAACAGGCCCGGACCTATCAGACCTGGACCATCGTCGGCTTCCTGCTCCTGCACCACCTCCTCCGGGTCAAGACCGAAGACGTCGGGATGCTCGACATCAACACGCCCTGA
- the petB gene encoding cytochrome b6 yields the protein MANSSPAAGGKSSPVYDWFNERLDIQDIVDDVASKYVPPHVNIFYCLGGITLVCFLVQFATGFAMTFYYKPTVAEAYASVQYLMTDVSFGWLIRSVHRWSASMMVLMLILHVFRVYLTGGFKRPRELTWITGVTMAVITVSFGVTGYSLPWDQVGYWAVKIVSGVPAAVPVVGDFMVELLRGGESVGQATLTRFYSLHTFVMPWLLAVFMLMHFLMIRKQGISGPL from the coding sequence ATGGCGAACTCCTCACCCGCCGCCGGCGGAAAGTCATCGCCCGTCTACGACTGGTTCAACGAGCGCCTGGACATCCAGGACATCGTTGACGACGTCGCGTCGAAGTACGTCCCGCCCCACGTCAACATCTTCTATTGCCTGGGCGGCATCACCCTGGTCTGCTTCCTGGTGCAGTTCGCGACCGGCTTCGCGATGACCTTCTATTACAAGCCGACCGTGGCTGAGGCCTACGCCTCGGTGCAGTACCTGATGACCGACGTCAGCTTCGGCTGGCTGATCCGCTCCGTCCACCGCTGGAGCGCATCGATGATGGTGCTGATGCTGATCCTGCACGTCTTCCGCGTGTATCTGACCGGCGGTTTCAAGCGTCCCCGTGAGCTCACCTGGATCACCGGCGTGACCATGGCCGTGATCACCGTGTCCTTCGGTGTGACCGGTTACTCCCTCCCCTGGGACCAAGTCGGCTACTGGGCCGTGAAGATCGTGTCGGGCGTCCCCGCCGCTGTCCCCGTGGTCGGTGACTTCATGGTTGAGCTGCTCCGCGGCGGCGAGAGCGTTGGCCAAGCCACCCTCACTCGCTTCTACAGCCTGCACACCTTTGTGATGCCTTGGCTGCTGGCCGTGTTCATGCTCATGCACTTCCTGATGATCCGGAAGCAGGGCATCTCCGGTCCCTTGTGA
- a CDS encoding septum site-determining protein MinC, giving the protein MQAAPRRFVLKPLRQAEASALEEVGSQLGAAEGSGTAVLVCDDRPLTLPELRAIAERLEQAAWPLLRVEAREALSLVPAAALGLETALIGDQLQPTQAEPDGSDLTIHRGTLRSGDHLQVEGSLLVLGDVNPGARVSAGGDVRVWGRLRGIAHAGKAGNGAARIVALQLRPLQLRIADTVARGPEDLPPAGFSEEALLLDGAIAIRPAEPLWPQEG; this is encoded by the coding sequence ATGCAGGCCGCCCCCCGTCGCTTCGTTCTCAAACCGCTTCGTCAGGCGGAGGCCTCAGCCCTGGAGGAAGTGGGCTCGCAACTCGGGGCGGCCGAGGGCAGCGGGACGGCGGTGCTGGTCTGTGATGACCGCCCCCTGACCCTGCCGGAACTGCGGGCCATTGCGGAGCGGCTCGAACAAGCGGCGTGGCCGCTGCTGCGCGTCGAAGCACGCGAAGCCCTCAGCCTGGTTCCCGCCGCAGCGCTTGGACTCGAGACCGCGCTGATCGGCGACCAACTGCAGCCAACTCAGGCGGAACCGGACGGCAGCGATCTGACTATTCATCGCGGCACCCTCAGGTCGGGGGACCACCTGCAGGTCGAAGGCTCGCTGCTGGTGCTCGGCGATGTAAACCCTGGGGCTCGGGTCAGCGCTGGCGGGGATGTCCGGGTCTGGGGGCGGCTGAGGGGCATCGCCCACGCCGGCAAGGCGGGCAACGGCGCGGCCCGGATCGTGGCCCTGCAGCTGCGGCCGCTTCAGCTGCGCATTGCCGATACCGTCGCCCGGGGCCCCGAGGATCTCCCCCCTGCCGGATTCAGCGAGGAAGCCCTGCTGCTCGATGGGGCGATTGCGATCCGTCCGGCCGAACCGCTCTGGCCGCAGGAGGGCTAA
- a CDS encoding chromate transporter: MPPTHWQLFWGMQQVALSSFGGGLSAWSERIVVEDKGWMTKQEFITGLTVARLFPGPNQINMAIYIGSHFRGLGGALAALAGILLLPFSVLMGLGLAYYYLHTSMAMDRLLAGVITASAGMALSMGFKIAAAYLHDRVALLLAAISFVAMTVFHVRLVPLVLVAGPLAMVWYWPRKP; the protein is encoded by the coding sequence ATGCCCCCCACCCATTGGCAATTGTTCTGGGGCATGCAGCAGGTGGCCCTCTCCTCCTTTGGAGGCGGGCTTTCGGCTTGGAGCGAGCGGATTGTCGTGGAAGACAAGGGTTGGATGACCAAGCAGGAGTTCATCACCGGTCTGACGGTTGCCCGCCTCTTCCCCGGACCGAACCAGATCAACATGGCGATCTACATCGGTAGCCATTTCCGCGGCTTAGGCGGTGCCCTGGCGGCGTTGGCGGGGATCTTGCTGCTGCCCTTCAGCGTGCTGATGGGCCTGGGGCTCGCTTACTACTACCTGCACACGTCGATGGCGATGGATCGTCTCCTGGCGGGAGTGATTACGGCCTCTGCAGGCATGGCCCTCTCAATGGGCTTCAAGATCGCCGCCGCCTATCTCCATGACCGCGTCGCCCTGTTGCTGGCGGCCATCAGTTTTGTGGCGATGACCGTCTTCCACGTGCGCCTCGTGCCCCTGGTGCTTGTGGCGGGGCCCTTGGCGATGGTCTGGTACTGGCCGAGAAAGCCATGA
- a CDS encoding response regulator transcription factor, with protein sequence MVAPAGLQPTPAERRVLSELRRGKSNGSIATTLAISRRTVECHLSRLLSKTGCRNRTQLLLWSMTER encoded by the coding sequence ATGGTTGCCCCCGCAGGCCTTCAACCCACGCCAGCAGAGCGGCGCGTGCTCTCGGAATTGCGACGCGGCAAAAGCAACGGTTCGATCGCAACCACCTTGGCCATCAGTCGACGCACGGTCGAATGCCACCTTTCGCGTCTGCTCAGCAAAACCGGTTGCCGCAACCGCACCCAGCTCCTGCTCTGGTCCATGACCGAGCGATAA
- a CDS encoding chromate transporter, translated as MTLLLAAACQPAHLGDWRNLIAVIWDFLSLSLFSLGGGNTLLAEYHYMAVDKYCWLSSQQFAEIYAIAEGAPGPSSMIVGLLGMGAAFEEGPFWALLSGVMAEVVILLPSTLLMVIAALSWNRFKTSPFRLAFERAMGPITLGVLFAVGLKILRISDHDTPAYAVSAVVCFLMLRTKISPLWFMAVAAGLGVLGLVNR; from the coding sequence ATGACCCTGCTTCTGGCTGCGGCCTGCCAACCCGCCCATCTGGGGGATTGGCGCAACCTGATCGCCGTCATCTGGGATTTCCTCAGCCTCTCGCTGTTTTCCCTGGGCGGTGGGAACACGCTGCTGGCGGAATACCACTACATGGCCGTCGACAAGTACTGCTGGCTGAGCTCCCAGCAGTTCGCCGAGATCTATGCCATCGCCGAAGGTGCCCCGGGCCCGAGCTCGATGATTGTCGGCTTGCTCGGCATGGGGGCGGCCTTTGAGGAGGGCCCCTTTTGGGCGCTGCTCAGTGGGGTCATGGCGGAGGTCGTGATCCTGCTGCCCTCGACCCTGTTGATGGTGATCGCGGCCTTGAGCTGGAACCGCTTCAAGACCTCACCGTTTCGCTTGGCCTTCGAGCGGGCGATGGGGCCGATCACCTTGGGTGTGCTCTTCGCGGTAGGTCTGAAGATCCTGCGCATCTCCGATCACGACACGCCGGCCTATGCGGTCTCGGCGGTGGTCTGTTTCTTGATGCTGCGCACCAAGATCTCTCCCCTTTGGTTCATGGCCGTGGCCGCTGGCCTGGGGGTCTTGGGCTTGGTGAACCGTTAG
- a CDS encoding YihY/virulence factor BrkB family protein, whose translation MIVQVLVGSRRWRAIVKPFWKAYRLWDREDCVDLSAAFAYHSLQSFFPILLIALGVAGLVLGRMDGLADQVIAFADQFLPPSALPLVSTTLLRLYKQGTGAGLIGVIFLVISSTNAYLSLQRGADRLWGFRPILTPPENWKKPVWKFIRNRIESLIVVVLIGFFVVLDQLTTNLRLLKPGSWRSLLESWLPEQLHLWAPVPLLVDLGISVLISCSLAFVLLAFMPTRRVPLRPLVPGALLIGTALTGLNLALGRSLISLGARFQAYGVIGGVLVLSLWVWLVALVVYYGMALSVVCSKRRELSAG comes from the coding sequence GTGATTGTGCAGGTGTTGGTGGGTTCGCGTCGCTGGCGCGCCATTGTGAAGCCGTTCTGGAAGGCCTACCGCCTCTGGGATCGAGAAGATTGTGTCGATCTCAGCGCGGCATTCGCGTATCACAGTCTTCAATCCTTCTTCCCGATTCTTCTGATTGCCTTGGGTGTGGCCGGGCTTGTTCTGGGCCGGATGGATGGTCTGGCTGATCAGGTCATCGCCTTTGCAGATCAGTTTTTGCCGCCTTCGGCTCTGCCCTTGGTGAGTACGACGCTGCTACGTCTCTATAAACAGGGCACCGGCGCGGGCTTGATTGGTGTCATCTTCTTGGTGATTTCTTCGACGAACGCTTATCTCAGCCTCCAGCGCGGCGCGGACCGGCTTTGGGGATTTCGTCCAATCCTGACTCCACCGGAGAACTGGAAAAAGCCGGTTTGGAAGTTTATTCGCAACCGTATTGAGTCACTCATTGTTGTTGTTCTGATCGGCTTCTTTGTCGTCCTTGACCAGCTCACAACGAACCTGCGTTTGCTCAAGCCGGGGAGCTGGCGTTCGCTCTTGGAGAGTTGGTTGCCCGAGCAATTGCACCTCTGGGCGCCTGTGCCGCTGCTGGTGGATTTGGGGATCAGCGTTCTGATCAGTTGCTCGTTGGCGTTCGTCCTGCTGGCGTTCATGCCGACCCGGCGGGTGCCGTTGCGGCCTCTGGTTCCTGGCGCGCTTCTGATCGGCACAGCCCTCACCGGGCTCAACCTGGCCCTGGGGCGAAGCCTGATCTCCCTGGGTGCGCGCTTCCAGGCCTACGGCGTGATCGGTGGTGTCCTCGTCCTGAGTCTCTGGGTCTGGCTGGTGGCACTCGTTGTCTATTACGGCATGGCCC
- a CDS encoding HD domain-containing protein, whose translation MSARTYHDPLHGAIRLSRQEPAEALAIDLVDTPVFQRLRRIRQLGPAYLTFHGAESSRFTHSLGVLQLARQALGNLGRSHAELNEHRGVLYAAALLHDVGHGPLSHTGEEMYGLHHESWSSRLIREHPALREPLEAFAPGTADHVADLLEHGRYRNPAIKALVSSQLDCDRLDYLLRDSYNTGASYGVLDLERILASLTLAPDGQLALQPKGLMAVEHYLVVRNLMYRSVYNHRLNVVCNWLLNRTISLARELGPAQVWADAVMERWLWDPKRLDLEAFLGNDDVRTGYHLQRWLEEGPAPLQQLCSRVINRELLRASDLSQLPQESRLSLLAKAQTLSEAAGLRPDLCCGLHQQSNNGYHPYKGGLRLWDGHQLGAIEQRSALIRSLIQPTQTAWLIHPPEITSAIREALALEVAAGDP comes from the coding sequence ATGAGCGCCCGCACCTATCACGATCCACTGCACGGGGCGATCCGCCTCTCCCGGCAGGAGCCCGCAGAAGCCCTCGCGATTGACCTGGTCGATACGCCGGTCTTTCAGCGCCTGAGGCGCATCCGGCAATTGGGGCCGGCCTACCTGACCTTCCACGGGGCGGAATCCAGTCGGTTCACCCACTCCCTGGGAGTGCTGCAACTCGCCCGCCAGGCCCTAGGGAATCTGGGGCGCAGCCATGCAGAGCTGAACGAGCACCGGGGAGTGCTCTATGCCGCGGCCCTGCTGCACGACGTCGGCCATGGCCCCCTCAGCCACACCGGCGAGGAAATGTATGGACTGCACCATGAGAGCTGGTCCAGCCGCCTCATCCGCGAGCACCCCGCGCTGCGGGAGCCGCTCGAGGCCTTTGCGCCAGGGACCGCAGATCACGTGGCGGACCTGCTCGAGCACGGCCGCTATCGCAATCCGGCGATCAAGGCGCTGGTCAGCAGCCAGCTCGACTGCGATCGCCTCGATTACCTCCTGCGCGACAGCTACAACACCGGCGCGAGCTATGGGGTGCTCGACCTCGAGCGCATCCTCGCCAGCCTGACCCTCGCCCCCGACGGCCAACTCGCCCTGCAGCCCAAGGGGCTCATGGCGGTGGAGCACTACCTCGTGGTGCGCAACCTGATGTACCGGAGCGTCTACAACCACCGCCTCAACGTGGTCTGCAATTGGCTCCTGAACCGCACCATCTCGCTCGCCCGCGAGCTCGGTCCAGCTCAGGTCTGGGCCGATGCGGTGATGGAGCGTTGGCTCTGGGATCCCAAACGGCTGGACCTTGAGGCCTTCCTTGGCAATGACGACGTCCGCACGGGCTACCACCTGCAGCGCTGGCTCGAGGAGGGACCGGCCCCACTGCAGCAGCTCTGCAGCCGGGTCATCAACCGAGAACTGCTGCGGGCCTCGGATCTGAGCCAGCTTCCCCAGGAGAGTCGCCTCAGCTTGCTGGCCAAAGCCCAGACCCTGAGCGAAGCCGCAGGACTACGCCCCGACCTCTGTTGCGGCCTGCACCAGCAGAGCAACAACGGTTATCACCCCTACAAAGGTGGGCTCAGGCTCTGGGATGGCCATCAGTTGGGGGCAATTGAGCAGCGCTCAGCCCTGATTCGCAGCTTGATCCAACCCACCCAAACCGCCTGGCTGATTCACCCGCCTGAGATCACGTCGGCGATCCGCGAGGCCCTGGCCCTGGAAGTTGCGGCTGGAGATCCCTAA
- a CDS encoding DUF4278 domain-containing protein codes for MSEAQFDPGHGTGTWADSEEPPMTLTYRGQKYQQNKEAVSQKHPQLNYRGLKYVK; via the coding sequence GTGTCTGAGGCGCAGTTCGATCCAGGCCATGGAACGGGGACCTGGGCTGACTCCGAGGAACCACCCATGACCCTCACCTACCGCGGCCAGAAGTACCAGCAGAACAAAGAGGCTGTCTCCCAGAAGCACCCTCAGCTGAACTACCGAGGTCTGAAGTACGTCAAGTGA
- the petD gene encoding cytochrome b6-f complex subunit IV: MHILKKPDLSDPKLRAKLAKGMGHNYYGEPAWPNDLLYIFPVVILGTLACLVGLAVLDPAMLGDKADPFATPLEILPEWYLYPVFQILRVVPNKLLGIALQTMIPLGLMLVPFIESFNKFQNPFRRPVAMGAFLFGTVFTIYLGIGAALPIDKSLTLGLF, from the coding sequence ATGCACATCCTTAAGAAGCCAGATCTCAGCGATCCCAAGCTGCGGGCCAAGCTCGCCAAGGGCATGGGCCACAACTATTACGGCGAGCCCGCCTGGCCGAACGATCTGCTCTACATCTTCCCGGTCGTCATCCTGGGAACCCTGGCATGCCTGGTGGGCCTGGCTGTTCTCGACCCCGCGATGCTGGGTGACAAGGCTGATCCCTTTGCCACTCCTCTGGAAATCCTTCCCGAGTGGTACCTGTATCCGGTCTTCCAGATCCTGCGCGTGGTGCCCAACAAGCTGCTGGGTATCGCCCTGCAGACCATGATTCCTCTGGGTCTGATGTTGGTGCCCTTCATCGAGAGCTTCAACAAGTTCCAGAACCCCTTCCGCCGTCCCGTGGCCATGGGTGCCTTCCTGTTCGGCACCGTGTTCACCATCTACCTGGGCATTGGCGCTGCTCTGCCGATCGACAAGTCCCTGACCCTCGGCCTGTTCTGA
- the minE gene encoding cell division topological specificity factor MinE: MSLREFIDKLLGRQTASATTAKERLQLVLAHDRSDLNPELLEQMRREILEVVSRYVEIDLSEGDVSLETEDRVTALVANLPIRRAIFKPTPAETEEGAEAEDASETPSAEAEASETEEAIASQA; this comes from the coding sequence ATGAGCCTGCGCGAATTCATCGACAAGTTGCTTGGGCGTCAGACCGCCAGCGCCACCACGGCTAAGGAGCGCCTGCAGCTGGTGCTGGCCCATGACCGCAGCGACCTGAATCCGGAACTGCTGGAGCAGATGCGCCGCGAGATCCTCGAGGTGGTTAGCCGCTACGTCGAGATTGACCTCAGCGAAGGGGATGTGAGCCTCGAGACCGAAGACCGCGTGACCGCTCTGGTGGCCAACCTGCCGATCCGCAGGGCCATCTTTAAGCCCACCCCGGCGGAAACCGAGGAGGGCGCAGAGGCCGAGGACGCCAGCGAGACCCCGAGCGCAGAGGCGGAAGCGAGCGAAACCGAAGAGGCCATCGCCAGCCAGGCCTGA
- the minD gene encoding septum site-determining protein MinD yields MASSSRFILICSGKGGVGKTTLTANLGIALARQGMRTAVLDADFGLRNLDLLLGLENRIVYTAQDVLSETCRLEQALVKHKQEPNLALLPAGNPRMLEWLKPEDMQTIAEMLGETHDIVLIDCPAGIEDGFKNAAAAAKEAIVITTPEVSAVRDADRVIGLLNTRGIKPIQMVLNRVRPKMMANQEMLAVDDVTDILALPLLGLVLEDEQVIVSTNRGEPLTLNGSNSPAATAYSNIARRICGEDVPLIDPSKVKQGLRAKLSRLIQTKIF; encoded by the coding sequence GTGGCCTCCAGTAGTCGCTTCATCCTGATCTGCTCAGGCAAAGGGGGTGTGGGCAAAACCACCCTGACCGCCAACTTGGGCATTGCTCTGGCCAGGCAGGGCATGCGCACAGCCGTTCTGGATGCCGACTTCGGTCTGCGCAACCTCGATCTCCTGCTGGGCCTCGAGAACCGGATCGTCTACACCGCCCAGGACGTTCTCTCGGAGACCTGCCGGCTCGAGCAGGCCTTGGTGAAGCACAAGCAGGAGCCCAACCTCGCCCTGCTGCCTGCGGGCAATCCGCGGATGCTCGAGTGGCTGAAGCCCGAGGACATGCAAACCATCGCCGAGATGCTCGGCGAGACCCATGACATCGTCCTGATCGACTGCCCGGCGGGCATCGAAGACGGCTTTAAGAACGCGGCCGCCGCGGCTAAGGAAGCCATCGTCATCACCACCCCTGAAGTGTCCGCGGTGCGGGACGCTGACCGGGTGATCGGCTTGCTCAACACCCGGGGCATCAAGCCGATTCAGATGGTCCTCAACCGGGTTCGCCCGAAGATGATGGCCAACCAGGAAATGCTGGCGGTGGATGACGTCACCGACATCCTGGCCCTGCCTCTGTTGGGGCTGGTGCTCGAAGACGAGCAAGTGATTGTGAGCACCAACCGCGGTGAACCCCTAACCCTGAACGGCTCCAACTCACCCGCCGCCACCGCCTACAGCAACATCGCCCGGCGCATCTGCGGCGAGGACGTGCCGCTCATCGATCCCTCCAAGGTGAAGCAAGGCTTGCGCGCCAAGCTCAGCCGCCTGATACAAACCAAGATTTTCTGA